In Methanocella paludicola SANAE, the sequence GAGCACCCTGGTCTTGCGGCCGTATCTCGGGCCGAACCTGCCGGCGCTCCTCGTCTTCCTGCCTTTCGCGCTTCCTTCTACCATGATTAGATTTCCTCCAGTTTTTGTCTGAGCACGTTCGCCTTCTCTTTTGCGATATGCACGATATATTTTACTTCGTCGGGAGTAAGCGTGCCTACGCCGCTCTTCTGCATCCCGGCCAGCGCGCCCTCTTTGTTAGTGATAACGGTCAGCTTGCACGACGCCACGTTCTCCTCGTCCAGGCTCGGGTCCAGGATGATAGAGCTGCCGATCTTTACGGCAGTGACGCCAACGGGGACGTCCTCGAGCGGGAGTTTCGCGTCTTCGCCGAGGCCGAACTTTGCGTTCGGGATCTTCGCGCTCATCAGGGCTGCGATCGCGCCCATCGAGGCTGCGTCCATCAGGTTGCCGTCGTGGTCCAGGACGTGGACGTCGATGAAGACCATCCAGACTTTCTGACCACTTTCAATGCACAACTTAGATAAATCTATCGCTTCGGATTCCCTGACGCCGCGGTCTACGACGCGGGCCAGCTCGATGGCATCTTCCCTCGGGGGCCCCGTCTCGAACGTTGGCGAAGCAAGGGGCACGAGCTCGAGGTTCGTGATGATGACGCCCTTGTCGGGCGTGTCCATGAACGGCTCTCCGGGCTGGATCTTCACGCCGACGACAACCCGGGAGTCCCCGATCATCACGTCGGACGAGCCTTCAGCCTTGCCTATGACGCCGACCTTAATGGTCACCGGCCGGAACTCGTCGAACTTTCGGCCGTCGGCCCGGTCGCCCTGGCTTGCCAGGCTATAAATGTAATCCTTCTTGATCTCTGCGATGACGTCCTCACTCATTGGCAACGCCTCCGTTCGCCTTAGCCTCTTCTTCCGCGGGCTGCGCGACCATGGTGCCGTACTTCTCCACCAGGGCCTGCTTCTGCATCTCGTGGAGCTTCTTGCATCCATCTACGGCCATGTCCAGTGCCTTGCCGAACTCTTCCTCGGTCAGGTGGCCGTCCATCTGGCAGAGCGTGACCTCGCCGAACTGGTTGACCGCAACGGGCAGGTCTGCCTGGCCGTAGTTGTCCTCATCCTTGTTCAGGTCGAGCACGACCTCGCCGTCGATCTTGCCGACCGAGCAGGCCGATACCAGGCACCGCATGGGTATGCCGGCATCCGCCAGCGCGACCGATGCGGCGTTGATGCCCGCGACCCGGGTGCCCGCATCCGCCTGCAGGATCTCGACGAAGATGTCGACCGCCGATCTGGGGTATAATTCTTCCAGGACGACGGACTCGAGCGCCTCACGGCTGACCTTGGAGATCTCGATGCTCCGCCTGTCCGGGCCGGGCCTCTTGCGCTCCTCGACGGAGAAGGCGGCCATGTTGTACCTGTACCGCACGATCGCCCTCGAGGCGTTCTGTAAGTGTCTCGGGTGTACTTCCCTGGGGCCGTACACGGCAGCCATCACCTTGTTGCCGCCGAACTCCAAATAGCATGAGCCGTCCGCCCTCTTCAGGACGCCGGCCTTGAACTTGATGGGGCGCAATTCGTTTGGTCCTCTTCCGTCCAGCCGCTTCCCATCGATCATTAATTTTTCTGGCTTGGTCATGTCGTATTCCTCAACTGTTCCAGCTCTGTGCTGATGTACTCTTTGATCTTATCAGTAAGCCCTGACGTGTGCGCCTCGCGCTCGATCTTGAAGACCGTGCGTATGGCCAGGTCTACGTACTTGTCGTCGCCTTTCATCCAAATTCTTCCGTTCTGTCCGACGAAGATACTCACGTTCAGGTCCTTCTTGAGCATGCTGATCATGGAGCCGTTACGCCCGATGACGCGGGGGATCTTGACGTGCGATATGTCGATGACCCTTCCCTGCTTCAGTATGCGTAAGTGCTCGTCTCTCATCGTAAGCTCGACCTTCATTGTAGGGTCGACATCCTCCACGCGGGCGATGATCAATTCGCCGATGTGAAGGTACTTGCCCATGTTCGCGGGGTCCACGCGCTCCGGGAACTCGGAGATGTGAAGCATCCCCTCGTAGGGCGAGTTGATGTCCGCGAACCAGTTCGAGAACGTCATGTCGACGATCTTGCCTATGACGAGGTCGCCCCGGGCGGGTATGTACCGTCCGGAAAGCGGTATGACCTTGATGTTCGTCCGCCTGTCCACGAGGCCGTAGTTGGCGGAATATACTCTTCCGTCCTGCACGTAGGTCCCGATCCCGGCAAGCTTCGGATCCTCCCCGAGCATGTCGCCCGGGACAACGATTTCCCTCTCCATATCCATTCCTGTCGCATAGTTGCGTGTCGCAATACTTACGTTATCGTAATATATGCGTTATCGCAATAGTTTAGTCTCCGCCTCGCCCTTCGAAAGCTTATTGACGAGGTCGTAGAACTCCGGCTGCATGCCGGCTGGTATCTGCACGACGCCTATCCATGAGCCGTCGTTCTGCCACTCATCTCTCACCATCTTGCCGAACGCCGCGATCTCGCCGAAGGCGCGGGCCGCGTAGTTCGCGGGCACCTTCACGGCGACCTTGACTTCCTCGAAGCGGATCGGGATGATGGGCCGGATGGCCTTCATGGCCACGTTGACGTTCTCCTCGACCGACTTCGACAGGTCGATGTGAACGCCGCCCTCCTCCATGGCCCTCTCGATGCGGGCCGGCGGATGGGGCGCCATGGTCTGCGGGTTGATGGCGTTCCTCGATATGAAACTGACCACCTGGCGCCTTTTTTCTTCCAGCATACGGTGCCGCTGATCCGCCGTGAGGTTGATCTCGCCCTCGGTAATTATTTTCCTGGCGATCTCCTGCACGTTGGTCGTGCCGAAGGCCTTTATCAGGTCCTCCTCGGGGACGCGGTCCCCTCTGGAGGCGTTCTCGAAAACATCCTCTACCGCGAGCACGTCCTCCATCCTGACGGGAGCGCCCTTCTTAAGATCGTAAGCCCTGTCCGGGTCGACAAGTATCTCAAAATGCTCGCCGTGCGTCTTGAGCTTCGCGACTACGGCCTTATCGAGCGTCACCATGGCGATGCGCCTCTACTCTTCGCTGCTCCTCTTAGCGGGCTCCGCGCCGGGCTTCGTTACTCCGGCCCTCTCGACGTAATCCTTTACCTCGGCCTCGCTCAGCTTGCGGAACTTCCTCGTGGCCGCGTCGATGACGCCGATCTCGATGGTCGGCATCTCGCCCTTGGATTCCATGGACTTGTAGAGCGCCTCGATGCCCAGGAGGATCACTTCGTCCAGGCTCATGCCCGTGTTGAAGCGGTTCTCCAGCATCTCCATGACCGTGTTGCGGTTCGCGCCTATGGACACGGCCTTGTACTCGTAGAGGGCGCCCGAAGGGTCGGTCTCGAAGAGCCGCTGGCCGGTCTCGTCGATGCCCGCAATTAAAAGGGCACTGCCATACGGCCTGACGCCGCCGTACTGGGTGAACGTCTGTATGTGATCGGAAATCTTTTTAGCCAGGATCTCAATGCTGATGGGCTCGCCGTACGTGATATGGTTGACCTGGGCCTCGACTCGCGCCTTATCGACTAAAGCCCTCCCGTCGGCGACTAAGCCCGAAGCCACGGCCCCGATGTGGTCGTCGATCTTGAAGATCTTCTCGATGGACTCGGCCTCGAGCAGCTTGGTCGAGATCCGCTTATCGACGATCATCGCGATGCCGTCCTTAGACTTGAGGCCCATGACGGTTGCGCCGCGGCGCACGGCTTCCTGGGCATAGTGGACCTGGAAAAGCCTTCCATCCGGGCTGAATACGGTGATGGCCCGGTCGTAACCCATCATCTGGGGTGTCATCTGCTGCATCTTTCTCTCACTCCTTTAATGACCTTAAATCAAAAGAGGTAAGGCTTACATAGTGTGCGTTAGCCCGTTTTAGTACCTCTTTATCGTCCGGAACCATTTCAAATTCCTCTCCTCTCTCCCTCACGACCGTTCCGGACATGTTGCTAATCGGCTTAGAAAGGATATTAGTGGCAGATATATTTTTCAAGGGCATATATTTTTCTATTGCTGCCCGGATGGTGCCCGCCACGCCGAGTATCCTGATGGCCGCCCTGTTACCCTTTATGGCGCATACGGTGGACATTGCCGCCCTGGCGCTCTCCACGGCATTCAGGTTCACTCTCATGATGCCCCGCGAGCCGTTGAAGTCGATGAGCCTGTAACCTATCTCGCTGTTTCCAGTGTCGCCCACGAGCGTCTGGGTGGCGAAGAATATCTCGTCAAGTAAAGCCTTACGGTCGACGGGCTCGCTCTCGCAGGCGACCTCGAAGGCGATGTACCGCTTCTTCTCACGCAGGGACGAGGGCAGGATTTTCATGTTACTCTCAATAGCGAATCTAGATACATAATACTAATGCAAATTCACCCTCTACTTCGTCCTCGTGAAGGCGTAACTCCCTACGATGACCATGACCACGTCGAAGAGCGCAATGACCGCGATGGTCTGCCAGAACGGCAGTATGGTCTGCCAGGCGCCGCCCATTGTGACGGCCCGGAGCGCGTCCACGCCGTAGGTCAGCGGGTTGATGTAGAAGACCCACTTCAGCCAGCCCGGGAGCGTTGCTACGGGGAAAAGGGCCCCGCTCAGGAAGAACATGGGCATGTTGACGAACGTCATGATCACCCCGAAGTTCTCCAGGCTGTCCAGCACGCTCGCGATAATGAGGCCGATGCACACCAGCCCGATGGTGACCAGGATCATCAGGGGGATGACCTCGAGGGTCATGGTCAGGGTGATGGGGATGCCGATGAAGAACCCGAGGGCGTAGACGATGATGCCCTGCAGCAGGGAGTTGGTGCCCACGCCCAGCATCTTGCCGATGAAAATAGAAAGTCTCGACACGGGCGCGACTAAGATCTCCTTCATGAACCCGAACTGCTTGTCCCATATCACGGAGATCCCCATGAACATCGCCGTGAACAGCAGCGTCTGGCCGATGATCCCCGGGAAGAGGAACTCCTGGTACTTGTATCCCGTCTGAGCCCCCACGGACATGCCCAGTCCAGTGCCGAAGATGACCAGCCACAGGATGGGGGTGACCACCGAGCTTACCAGCCGGGACTTCTCCCGGAGGAGCCTGATCACCTCCCTCTTCCAGAGCGTGTAGATGCCCCTAAGCTCGCTCATGGCCGCCTCCTCATGCGCATCATGGCCGACATCTCTTTGCCCTTACTGTCCCTCAGGGCCCGGCCCGTGTAGTGCAGGAACACGTCGTCGAGCTGGGGCTCCTGGACGGAGATGCTCTCGATGTAGACCTTGTGTTCCGCCGCGATGTTGATGACCCGGGGAAGGAGCGTGTGAGCGTTCTCCACGGTAAGCTTTACTTCCTCGCCCGCGATGACGGCGCTCCTTGCGATGCCCGCCTCCTTCACTTTCTCCAGGAACAGCACATTATTCCTGGTCTTCAGGGTAATGGTCTCGCCTCCAAGCTCTTCCTTCAGCTTTTTGGGCGTGTCGAGCGCGACGATCTTGCCGTGGTCCACGATGGCGATGCGGCCGCAGAGCTTATCCGCCTCCTCCATGTAGTGCGTGGTTAGAATGATGGTGATGTTCTCTTTTTTAATGAGCTCCCGGATGTAGGACCAGATGTGGTCCCGGCTCTGGGGGTCCAGGCCGATAGTGGGCTCGTCAAGGAAGAGGACTTTAGGATAGTGGATGAGGCTGCGGGCGATCTCAAGCCTGCGGCGCATGCCGCTGGAGTAGGTGCTCATGAAGTCGTGCTGCCGGTCCTCCAGCTCGACCAGCTTTAAAACTTCGTCGATGCGTTTGCCCATCTCTGACCGGGGGACGCCATACAGGTCTCCGTGCATCGCCAGGTTCTCCCGGCCGGTGAGCTTATCGTCGATGCTCGGGTCCTGGAACACGATGCCGATGGACTTGCGGACCTGCGATGGCTGCTTGACCACGTCGAAGCCGTTGACGGTGGCCGTGCCCGAGGTCGGCCTCAGGATGGTGCAGAGCATGGAGATGGTGGTGCTCTTGCCCGCCCCATTCGGGCCCAGCAGGCCGAATATCTCGCCACTCTCGACGTCGAATGAGATGTTGTCTACTGCGGTCAGGCTGCCGAACTTTCTGGTCAGGTCCCGCGTTTCAATGATATGAGCCATGCCTTCGCCTCTTCTATTAAATGACTACGAACGGCCTTATCGGATATATATTTACAGGGCAATGCGAAAAAACAGGTCAGGGAAGGAGTTCTACGCCTTCCATTATGTATCCTGGCGAGCGCCTTTTCAATATCTGCGAAGGATAGTATGACATGCCTTTTAGCGCATCCTTATCGTTCATGCCAAAAAGCCGGCACAGCGATACGACCGCGCGCACGTCGCGCATATCGTAGTGCGACATGGCCCCGGACACCACGACGAAGGGCGTACCGTACTTTTTCGCCAGCGCCAGGTTCGTCTTATAGTTGGACAGCATCCTCACGCGGGAGCCGCCCTTGCTGCAGATGATGGGCACCAGCTCGAAGCCGATGGCGATGTGCTTGTCGGCCGCCAGCTTCGCTAAAATGTGGTTGATGCCGCTGGTCTTGCCGTCGGGAGGGTGGAGCAGGATGTCCACGCGGTCGTCCTCGCATGCGGCCCTGTTGATGGCGGAGTCTCCGCCGTGAACTGCAAGGACTTTCACCCGGCTCCGGAACCTGTCGACCTGCCTTCGCAGGTCATTAGCGTTCTTCGCGACCACTTCAACGCCCTGGATGATCTCAAACCCCTCTATGGGGCTGACTTCGAGGAAAAACTCGGGGTGGTTGGCCACGCAGATGCCCGAATAGCCGAGGCCTCTGGCGGCCAGCGCCAGCCGGGAGGCCGTGCTGCCTCCCTCGGGATAAGCATGGACCGAAAGGTCATAAAAAGCGTCATCGGCCATTGAAGTACTCCCCGAGCTTCTTCAGGCAGAGCTCCTTTTTGGCCGGGTACGCCTCTACCCTGGCCCGGATAGCGATGGAGTCCTCGGCATACGAGGTCCGGATGTCGCCCAGGTACGCGTCCTGCTTGGAGAGCTTAAAGAAGAAATCGCAGTCCCCGGTGACGCGCTCGGGCACTTCCTTGATGAGCTCCTTTAAGTCTGATCCCGGAAGCTTAGAAGTTATAAGGTCAAGATACTGCCGGGCCGCCTTCTTTTCAAGACGCGCGCGGAGAATGGTGATGGGATTATCAAAATAGCCTTTTGTCTCTTCTTCCTCAATGGGAGTTTCGGGGGGAAGAACGTTCGCGAGGGCCTGCCTGACCCGCGCGACGTCCTCAGTTACGTGTGATTGTGTCCTAAAAAGGATATAATGGATCATTTACCCCGTCTCTCGTGGCTGCCGATGGAAGGCCTGGTCTTCTCGGTACCCATGCCCTTCCTGCGCATGCCTCTGCCCTTTACGCCCGCGCTGGTCAGGCCCCTCTCGGCCCTGCCGCGGTGCGATGAGCCGGCGATCCACTTGAGATCCTTGTCGGCCAGCACTGACGGGTGGTGCGGGTCTATGAGAACGACTTCATACCACTTGTAGCGGCCGTCCTCGCCTACCCAGTAGGAGTTCATGACTTCCATGTTCCGGAACTTCTTGGACGCCCTTTCCTCGGCGATCCTCTGGATGCTCTTCCGCCTGGTCAGCGTCCTGAGGCCCATGTGCTTGGACTTGCGGCCCCTGACGTACCTGGACTTGCGGCTGCCGCCTCTCCTGACGTGGGAGCGGACGACGATGATGCCCTGCTTTGCCTTGTAGCCGCACTCGCGTGCCCTGTCGAGCCGGGTCGGCCTTTCTAATCGCACGACGGCGGGCTCACGGCGCCATACCTGTAAACGGTCCCAGAATAGCTTGCCCACATAGGACTTGTCCGGGCGTTTCCACGCCTCGCCTATGTAGTGATACATTGACTTTGCCATTAGTTTCGTGTCTCCATATGTTTCACGGTTCAGCCTCGTTCTGAGGCTACATTCCGGCGGGAGTTTTAGTCCCACGTCTGAAACTGCGTTCCATCATAACTTGTGCTAGCATATAAACGTTTCGTATTTTATCCATTTGAAATAGAGCTAGTTCTCCTTATCCTTCGCGGGTCGCTTCTATTAGATTATGGTGCGCTTCGCGGGTCGACGCCCCGCTGTTGCGGGGCTACTCGGTGTTCCGGGTGCTCCTATGTCGGGGCCGGGCTTGCACCCTACTCGCCCGGCCGCTGATGCGGCGGGCTCGTACGCAAGCCCTGCTCGAATTGGCATCAGCCAAAAGCGCCTTTTTACCCTTCGGTATAAAAGGCCATTACCCCGCCATTATGCACGAGCGCTCCGCGCGGCGAAGCATCGGCCTGATGGCCGACTGATGCCCGGAACGCCTCGACGACCGCGGACTAAGTAGTAATAATAACTTAGCGTCGCTTCGTTCATGGTTCGTTGTCTTATTCGTTTGCCATCAGGCAATCATGCTTCGAGGGTCAGCGAGGGAGCGAAGCGAAGCGGAGTCTCCCTTCAGCCTCAATAAAAGAAAGATGGGTGCCAAACCATCCATTATGTTACAGGCCAAACCATCCATTATGTTACAGGCCAAACCATCCATTATGTTACAGGCCAAACCATCGATAGTTATGTAGTTGAAAAATTAGAATTTTCTCATGACTTTCAATATACCATCGATGATGGCCTCGGGCTTCGGGGGGCAGCCGGGTATCTTCACGTCCACGGGGATGATCTTCTCGACGGGCCCGGCGATGGAGTAGTTCTCGTCGTCGATGAAGACTCCGCACGAGGTGCCGCAGGCGCCCATGGCGATGACCCTCTTGGGCTCCGGGGTCTGGGCGTAGACGCGCTCGAGGAAGGGCTTCGTGTGCAGCGGGACGGGGCCCGTGACGAGCAGGATGTCGGCGTACCTGGGCGAGGCTACCCACTTGATGCCGAGCCTCTCCAGGTCGTAGCGAGGGCCCATGCACGCCAGTAGCTCGATGTCGCAGCCGACGCAGCCGCCGGCGTGCGCGTGGTAGATCCAGGGTGACTTTTTAATGGGGCTGCTCATATGAACTTCCTCGGGTGGGTGTCCCACTCGATGCTGTACTTCCGCCGGCAGTTAACGCACACGGTCAAGTATTTTTCCATGTCCTTCTCCACGATGGCGGCGGTCTCCGGCTTCAGGTTTTTCAGGGTCCTATCCCGGACGACGGCCACATACTTTTCGGTGACGGGCATGTACTCGCCGCAGATGCGGCACTTCTGGAGCTTCAGCTTCGTATCGACCGTGGGCCTGGGCTCCTCCGAGCCGTGAGACAGGCTGACTCTCCCGGTGTCGGTCTCGCCCTCCTTCTTAGGCTCAAGGGTAAGCTCAAGCGCCCTCTCCGGGCATACGTCGGCGCAGCGGCCGCAGAAAATACATCTTAGGCCGTCGATGGATACGGTCCGCTCGCCGTCCGCGTCGGTGAGGCTCGTGGCGCCGCTGGAGCAGCGCTCGTTACAGGCGCCGCATCCGGTGCACAGGTCCGCGTTCCGCCTGGGCAGCCAGCGGAAGTTCTCGGCAGTAAAGCCGTAGCTCTCGTCGACCGTGACGGGCTTCCGGAAGAAGTTCAGGGCCAGGTCGCCAAAGGCCTTCAGCTTTCCGACGATGCTCATATGATATACGCCCCCAAAACGGCCCATCCCACGGCCAGCAGCGATATGAGCGTCGACACCCGGAAGAGCCACTTCGTGGCCTGGTCGATCCTGAAGCGGGCGAACAGCGCGTTCGTGAACCCGATGGCCGCTCCCACCAGCAGGATGCCGGCGGCGAATATGACCCATGACAGCAGCCCGGTCGAGGGCACCCACAGGAATAGGTCGACGAAGAACGCCGAGAGCGTGAACAGCATGATGAGCTTGACGACCTCCAGGGTGCCGAGCAGCTTGCCGCTGTACTCGGTGGTCAGCCCGCCGACGATCTCCGAGTCCGCCTCGGGGATGTCGAACGGCTTGACGTGCAGCTTCACCAGGATCGCGATGAACACGGCCACTGCCGCCAGCGGGTTCACCAGGATGTTGAACCCCATCATATCCCGGATGGACAGCGTATTGTACGTGATGGCCAGGGCGAAGGTTCCAAGGATGAAGGGTATCTCGTTGGCCAGCATCAGCTCCACCTCTCTCACGCCGCCCATGGCCGCGAAGAGCGAGGCGCTCGAGATCCCGCCCACGATGATGAAGAGCGTGACGAATATTAACAGGTAAAATATGACGACGAGGCTGAAGCTGTAGTCGAAGGCGTTCCCCGCCACCGGGACGAACATGGTGACCGAGAGCGCGCAAATTAGCGCCAGTACCGGGCCCCATGTGAAGAGCGTGGTGGCCGTATGGGGGATGATGGTCTGCTTAGAGAATAATTTGATGATGTCGTATAAAGGCTGCAGCACCTTGGAGCGGTTAATGTCCTGCCATGCGCCGGGCATCCACAGCAGGGGGCCCCGGCGGGACTGGACGCGGGCGAATATCTTGCGGAGGTTGAACGCCAGCACGATGCCCACGGCGAACGCGATGAGCGGGTTGAGCCAGGCCAGGTTGATCACTGCCTGCCTCCCGGCGTCCGCTTGTGATCGAC encodes:
- the rrp42 gene encoding exosome complex protein Rrp42 — its product is MSEDVIAEIKKDYIYSLASQGDRADGRKFDEFRPVTIKVGVIGKAEGSSDVMIGDSRVVVGVKIQPGEPFMDTPDKGVIITNLELVPLASPTFETGPPREDAIELARVVDRGVRESEAIDLSKLCIESGQKVWMVFIDVHVLDHDGNLMDAASMGAIAALMSAKIPNAKFGLGEDAKLPLEDVPVGVTAVKIGSSIILDPSLDEENVASCKLTVITNKEGALAGMQKSGVGTLTPDEVKYIVHIAKEKANVLRQKLEEI
- the rrp41 gene encoding exosome complex exonuclease Rrp41, encoding MTKPEKLMIDGKRLDGRGPNELRPIKFKAGVLKRADGSCYLEFGGNKVMAAVYGPREVHPRHLQNASRAIVRYRYNMAAFSVEERKRPGPDRRSIEISKVSREALESVVLEELYPRSAVDIFVEILQADAGTRVAGINAASVALADAGIPMRCLVSACSVGKIDGEVVLDLNKDEDNYGQADLPVAVNQFGEVTLCQMDGHLTEEEFGKALDMAVDGCKKLHEMQKQALVEKYGTMVAQPAEEEAKANGGVANE
- the rrp4 gene encoding exosome complex RNA-binding protein Rrp4, with the translated sequence MEREIVVPGDMLGEDPKLAGIGTYVQDGRVYSANYGLVDRRTNIKVIPLSGRYIPARGDLVIGKIVDMTFSNWFADINSPYEGMLHISEFPERVDPANMGKYLHIGELIIARVEDVDPTMKVELTMRDEHLRILKQGRVIDISHVKIPRVIGRNGSMISMLKKDLNVSIFVGQNGRIWMKGDDKYVDLAIRTVFKIEREAHTSGLTDKIKEYISTELEQLRNTT
- a CDS encoding ribosome assembly factor SBDS — protein: MVTLDKAVVAKLKTHGEHFEILVDPDRAYDLKKGAPVRMEDVLAVEDVFENASRGDRVPEEDLIKAFGTTNVQEIARKIITEGEINLTADQRHRMLEEKRRQVVSFISRNAINPQTMAPHPPARIERAMEEGGVHIDLSKSVEENVNVAMKAIRPIIPIRFEEVKVAVKVPANYAARAFGEIAAFGKMVRDEWQNDGSWIGVVQIPAGMQPEFYDLVNKLSKGEAETKLLR
- the psmA gene encoding archaeal proteasome endopeptidase complex subunit alpha — translated: MQQMTPQMMGYDRAITVFSPDGRLFQVHYAQEAVRRGATVMGLKSKDGIAMIVDKRISTKLLEAESIEKIFKIDDHIGAVASGLVADGRALVDKARVEAQVNHITYGEPISIEILAKKISDHIQTFTQYGGVRPYGSALLIAGIDETGQRLFETDPSGALYEYKAVSIGANRNTVMEMLENRFNTGMSLDEVILLGIEALYKSMESKGEMPTIEIGVIDAATRKFRKLSEAEVKDYVERAGVTKPGAEPAKRSSEE
- a CDS encoding Rpp14/Pop5 family protein, which translates into the protein MKILPSSLREKKRYIAFEVACESEPVDRKALLDEIFFATQTLVGDTGNSEIGYRLIDFNGSRGIMRVNLNAVESARAAMSTVCAIKGNRAAIRILGVAGTIRAAIEKYMPLKNISATNILSKPISNMSGTVVRERGEEFEMVPDDKEVLKRANAHYVSLTSFDLRSLKE
- a CDS encoding ABC transporter permease — protein: MSELRGIYTLWKREVIRLLREKSRLVSSVVTPILWLVIFGTGLGMSVGAQTGYKYQEFLFPGIIGQTLLFTAMFMGISVIWDKQFGFMKEILVAPVSRLSIFIGKMLGVGTNSLLQGIIVYALGFFIGIPITLTMTLEVIPLMILVTIGLVCIGLIIASVLDSLENFGVIMTFVNMPMFFLSGALFPVATLPGWLKWVFYINPLTYGVDALRAVTMGGAWQTILPFWQTIAVIALFDVVMVIVGSYAFTRTK
- a CDS encoding ATP-binding cassette domain-containing protein, yielding MAHIIETRDLTRKFGSLTAVDNISFDVESGEIFGLLGPNGAGKSTTISMLCTILRPTSGTATVNGFDVVKQPSQVRKSIGIVFQDPSIDDKLTGRENLAMHGDLYGVPRSEMGKRIDEVLKLVELEDRQHDFMSTYSSGMRRRLEIARSLIHYPKVLFLDEPTIGLDPQSRDHIWSYIRELIKKENITIILTTHYMEEADKLCGRIAIVDHGKIVALDTPKKLKEELGGETITLKTRNNVLFLEKVKEAGIARSAVIAGEEVKLTVENAHTLLPRVINIAAEHKVYIESISVQEPQLDDVFLHYTGRALRDSKGKEMSAMMRMRRRP
- the rnp3 gene encoding ribonuclease P protein component 3 — translated: MADDAFYDLSVHAYPEGGSTASRLALAARGLGYSGICVANHPEFFLEVSPIEGFEIIQGVEVVAKNANDLRRQVDRFRSRVKVLAVHGGDSAINRAACEDDRVDILLHPPDGKTSGINHILAKLAADKHIAIGFELVPIICSKGGSRVRMLSNYKTNLALAKKYGTPFVVVSGAMSHYDMRDVRAVVSLCRLFGMNDKDALKGMSYYPSQILKRRSPGYIMEGVELLP
- a CDS encoding RNA-binding domain-containing protein yields the protein MIHYILFRTQSHVTEDVARVRQALANVLPPETPIEEEETKGYFDNPITILRARLEKKAARQYLDLITSKLPGSDLKELIKEVPERVTGDCDFFFKLSKQDAYLGDIRTSYAEDSIAIRARVEAYPAKKELCLKKLGEYFNGR
- a CDS encoding 50S ribosomal protein L15e; translated protein: MAKSMYHYIGEAWKRPDKSYVGKLFWDRLQVWRREPAVVRLERPTRLDRARECGYKAKQGIIVVRSHVRRGGSRKSRYVRGRKSKHMGLRTLTRRKSIQRIAEERASKKFRNMEVMNSYWVGEDGRYKWYEVVLIDPHHPSVLADKDLKWIAGSSHRGRAERGLTSAGVKGRGMRRKGMGTEKTRPSIGSHERRGK
- a CDS encoding NADH-quinone oxidoreductase subunit B family protein — its product is MSSPIKKSPWIYHAHAGGCVGCDIELLACMGPRYDLERLGIKWVASPRYADILLVTGPVPLHTKPFLERVYAQTPEPKRVIAMGACGTSCGVFIDDENYSIAGPVEKIIPVDVKIPGCPPKPEAIIDGILKVMRKF
- a CDS encoding 4Fe-4S dicluster domain-containing protein translates to MSIVGKLKAFGDLALNFFRKPVTVDESYGFTAENFRWLPRRNADLCTGCGACNERCSSGATSLTDADGERTVSIDGLRCIFCGRCADVCPERALELTLEPKKEGETDTGRVSLSHGSEEPRPTVDTKLKLQKCRICGEYMPVTEKYVAVVRDRTLKNLKPETAAIVEKDMEKYLTVCVNCRRKYSIEWDTHPRKFI
- a CDS encoding respiratory chain complex I subunit 1 family protein, whose product is MINLAWLNPLIAFAVGIVLAFNLRKIFARVQSRRGPLLWMPGAWQDINRSKVLQPLYDIIKLFSKQTIIPHTATTLFTWGPVLALICALSVTMFVPVAGNAFDYSFSLVVIFYLLIFVTLFIIVGGISSASLFAAMGGVREVELMLANEIPFILGTFALAITYNTLSIRDMMGFNILVNPLAAVAVFIAILVKLHVKPFDIPEADSEIVGGLTTEYSGKLLGTLEVVKLIMLFTLSAFFVDLFLWVPSTGLLSWVIFAAGILLVGAAIGFTNALFARFRIDQATKWLFRVSTLISLLAVGWAVLGAYII